In Paralichthys olivaceus isolate ysfri-2021 chromosome 13, ASM2471397v2, whole genome shotgun sequence, the following are encoded in one genomic region:
- the chd4b gene encoding chromodomain-helicase-DNA-binding protein 4 isoform X1, translating into MSGSEDDREDFGAADEPSLPHADEDEPVGVLSDVEEVPKSKKKKKAKKSSRESRSSKRQRPIREELPVSSPEHLIGVEPVERDADEGGVRSESEGSDYAPGRKKKKRLSAAKEKKKGGGAGEKGGSSSSKSKRKDPEPEDDDDDDDDCQPKSSSQLLEAWGMKDIDHVFTQEDYSSLTNYKAFSQFVRPLIAAKNPKIAVSKMMTLMMAKWREFSTNNPLKGCATANAALAAANVAAAVENMVVAGTDGGAETGAATSPKPAPTPVAAPAPPAPPAPPLRKAKTKEGKGPNARRKSKPTPKPPPKPKPKKVAPLKIKLGGLNSKRKRSSSDEDEPDVDSDFDDGSFSVSDGSNRSSRPKKKPKSAKKKKKVETEDGDGYETDHQDYCEVCQQGGEIILCDTCPRAYHMVCLDPDMEKAPEGKWSCPHCEKEGIQWEARDELSEAEGEDEEDRRDEGVEEEDDHHIEFCRVCKDGGELLCCDTCPSSYHIHCLNPPLPEIPNGEWICPRCKCPPMKGKVQKVLTWRWGEPPAPTPVPRPLDLPADAPDPPPLVGRREREFFVKWCNLSYWHCSWVQELQLELNCQVMFRNYQRKTDMDEPPPVDFGVEGVEVKSTKRKHKDPLFVHMEEEFYRYGVKMEWLMIHRILNHSVDKKNNVHYLIKWRDLAYDQSTWESEDMDIPEFDTYKQTYWNHRELMVGEEGRPGKKLKKPVKVKKAERPPANPVVDPTIKFDRQPDYLDSTGGTLHPYQLEGLNWLRFSWAQATDTILADEMGLGKTVQTAVFLYSLYKEGHSKGPFLVSAPLSTIINWEREFEMWAPDMYVVTYVGDKDSRAVIRENEFSFEGNAIRGGKKASKMKKDSTVKFHVLLTSYELITIDQAVLGSIEWACLVVDEAHRLKNNQSKFFRVLNNYPLQHKLLLTGTPLQNNLEELFHLLNFLTPERFNNLEGFLEEFADIAKEDQIKKLHDMLGPHMLRRLKADVFKHMPSKTELIVRVELSPMQKKYYKFILTRNFEALNTRGGGNQVSLLNVVMDLKKCCNHPYLFPAAAMEAPKLPNGMYEGAALTKASGKLMLLMKMMRKLKEGGHRVLVFSQMTKMLDLLEDFLENEGYKYERIDGGVTGNMRQEAIDRFNAPGAPQFAFLLSTRAGGLGINLASADTVIIYDSDWNPHNDIQAFSRAHRIGQNRKVMIYRFVTKASVEERITQVAKKKMMLTHLVVRPGLGSKTGSMSKQELDDILKFGTEELFKDELGEGDNKEDDSSVIHYDDRAIDRLLDRNQDATDDTELQSMNEYLSSFKVAQYVVKDEDDEEEEVEREVIKQEESVDPDYWEKLLRHHYEQQQEDLARNLGKGKRTRKPVNYNDGSQEDRGIRQDWQEDQSDNQSDYSVASEEGDEDFDERTEANARRPNRKGLRNDRDKPLPPLLARVGGNIEVLGFNARQRKAFLNAVMRYGMPPQDAFTNQWLVRDLRGKSEKEFKAYVSLFMRHLCEPGADGAETFADGVPREGLSRQHVLTRIGVMSLIRKKVQEFEHVNGQWSMPWMAELEENKRAAALAAGEDPKTPSSGTPADTQPNTPIPEDLSKSEDKEDIKKEGEDSKGAKKVEDPEIIEIPDESEKSPVVEKKEGETDSAAGKEEKEKETVDGDEVKEKEAEDTSKEKEEKDQTSDTGEKDTPAVKGEGSEGKQDSEEDKSKAEDGKDEKMDTTSPSEEKKEQKEEKDGVKTDETGKLQNGESTKEGGTAAPVVNVSEEKKKATKQRFMFNIADGGFTELHSLWQNEERAATVTKKTFEIWHRRHDYWLLAGIIQHGYARWQDVQNDVRFAILNEPFKGEMSRGNFLEIKNKFLARRFKLLEQALVIEEQLRRAAYLNMTEDPAHPSMALNTRFSEVECLAESHQHLSKESMSGNKPANAVLHKVLKQLEELLSDMKADVTRLPATIARIPPVAVRLQMSERNILSRLASRGPDVTAQNQSQTSQQMQVPR; encoded by the exons ATGTCGGGCAGCGAGGATGACAGGGAGGACTTCGGAGCCGCGGACGAGCCCTCACTTCCCCACG CAGATGAGGACGAGCCGGTCGGTGTCCTGTCTGATGTCGAGGAGGTgcccaagtccaagaagaagaagaaagccaAGAAGAGCAGCCGAGAGAGCAGGAGCAGTAAGAGGCAGAGGCCCATCAGAGAG GAGTTGCCAGTCAGCTCCCCTGAGCACCTGATCGGAGTAGAACCGGTGGAGAGAGATGCAGACGAGGGAGGTGTGCGGTCAGAGAGTGAAGGAAGCGATTATGCCCCcgggaggaaaaagaagaaacgcCTCAGTGCTgccaaagagaagaaaaagggaGGTGGGGCAGGAGAGAAGGGAGGCTCGTCTAGTTCAAAGAGCAAACGCAAAGATCCCGAACCAGAAGACGACGACGATGACGACGATGATTGCCAG CCTAAAAGCTCCTCCCAGCTGCTGGAAGCCTGGGGCATGAAAGACATTGACCATGTCTTCACTCAGGAAGACTACAGCTCCCTCACCAACTACAAGGCCTTCAGTCAGTTTGTTAG GCCGTTAATTGCAGCTAAGAACCCCAAAATTGCTGTGTCAAAGATGATGACTCTGATGATGGCTAAATGGAGAGAATTCAGCACAAACAACCCACTTAAG GGTTGCGCCACTGCCAATGCAGCCCTGGCAGCTGCCAACGTGGCTGCAGCTGTGGAGAACATGGTGGTGGCAGGGACAGATGGAGGGGCAGAGACAGGTGCCGCCACTTCACCCAAACCCGCTCCAACTCCTGTTGCTGCACCGGCACCCCCTGCACCCCCGGCACCCCCTCTCCGCAAGGCCAAGACCAAAGAGGGCAAAG GTCCCAATGCTCGCAGGAAGTCGAAACCTACGCCTAAGCCTCCACCGAAACCCAAACCTAAAAAAGTGGCTCCACTCAAGATCAAACTTGGGGGCCTCAACAGCAAGAGGAAGCGCTCCTCA AGTGATGAGGATGAACCAGATGTTGACAGCGACTTTGATGACGGGAGTTTCTCGGTGTCTGATGGCTCTAATCGCAGCAGCCGCCCTAAGAAGAAGCCCAAGAGCgcgaagaaaaagaagaaag TGGAGACAGAAGACGGCGATGGCTACGAGACAGACCACCAGGACTACTGCGAAGTGTGCCAACAGGGAGGAGAGATCATTTTGTGTGACACCTGCCCAAGAGCTTATCACATGGTCTGTCTGGACCCTGACATGGAGAAAGCACCTGAGGGCAAGTGGAGCTGCCCACACTGT GAGAAGGAGGGTATCCAGTGGGAGGCCAGAGATGAGCTCTCCGAGGCTGAAGGGGAGGACGAGGAAGACAGGAGGGATGaaggggtggaggaggaagatgaccACCACATTGAGTTCTGCCGGGTGTGCAAGGACGGAGGGGAGCTACTTTGTTGTGACACCTGCCCCTCCTCCTACCACATCCATTGCCTCAACCCTCCCCTCCCAGAAATCCCCAACGGAGAGTGGATCTGCCCCCGTTGcaag TGTCCACCAATGAAGGGAAAAGTCCAGAAGGTTTTGACTTGGCGATGGGGGGAGCCACCAGCCCCCACACCTGTCCCCCGGCCTCTCGACCTGCCTGCCGATGCTCCTGATCCCCCACCGCTGGTGGGACGCAGAGAGAGGGAGTTCTTTGTCAAATGGTGCAATTTGTCCTACTGGCACTGCTCTTGGGTGCAGGAGCTACAG TTGGAACTGAACTGCCAGGTGATGTTCCGTAACTACCAGAGGAAGACTGACATGGACGAACCGCCGCCTGTGGACTTCGGAGTCGAGGGCGTTGAGGTCAAGAGCACcaagaggaaacacaaagatcCTCTCTTTGTCCACATGGAAGAGGAGTTTTACCGTTACGGAGTCAAGATGGAGTGGCTGATGATCCACCGCATCCTCAACCACAG TGTTGATAAAAAGAACAACGTACATTACCTGATTAAATGGAGAGATCTGGCCTATGACCAGTCCACCTGGGAGAGCGAGGACATGGACATTCCGGAGTTTGACACGTACAAACAGACATACTGGAATCACAG agaGTTGATGGTGGGTGAAGAGGGCAGACCTGGCAAGAAGCTGAAGAAGCCGGTAAAAGTCAAGAAGGCTGAGCGGCCGCCGGCTAATCCAGTCGTAGAT CCCACCATCAAGTTTGATCGACAGCCTGACTACCTGGACAGCACAGGAGGCACTCTGCATCCTTACCAGCTGGAGGGGCTGAACTGGCTGAGGTTTTCATGGGCTCAGGCCACCGACACCATCCTGGCCGATGAAATGGGTTTAGGCAAGACTGTACAGACGGCGGTCTTTCTCTACTCATTGTACAAAGAG GGTCACTCCAAAGGCCCATTTCTGGTCAGCGCTCCCCTGTCCACCATCATTAACTGGGAGAGAGAGTTTGAGATGTGGGCCCCTGACATGTACGTCGTGACCTACGTAGGGGATAAGGACAGCAGAGCCGTCATCAGGGAGAATGAGTTTTCGTTTGAAGGAAATGCCATCCGAGGTGGAAAAAAGGCCTCTAAGAtgaag AAAGACTCAACAGTCAAGTTCCATGTTCTGCTGACATCCTATGAATTGATTACTATTGACCAGGCTGTACTGGGCTCCATTGAATGGGCCTGTCTGGTTGTAGATGAAGCACACAGACTCAAGAACAACCAGTCAAAG TTCTTCAGAGTGTTGAACAACTACCCGCTGCAACACAAGCTGCTTCTGACCGGCACTCCTCTTCAGAACAACCTGGAGGAGCTCTTCCACTTGCTGAACTTCCTGACCCCAGAGAGATTCAA caaCCTGGAGGGGTTTCTTGAGGAGTTTGCGGACATCGCCAAGGAGGACCAGATCAAGAAGCTGCATGACATGCTGGGACCGCACATGCTCAGGAGGCTGAAGGCTGATGTTTTCAAACACATGCCCTCTAAGACTGAGCTCATTGTGAGAGTGGAGCTGAGCCCCATGCAGAA AAAATATTACAAGTTCATCCTAACACGTAACTTTGAGGCCCTGAATACTCGTGGAGGAGGAAACCAAGTCTCTTTGCTCAATGTGGTGATGGACCTCAAAAAGTGCTGCAATCACCCCTACCTCtttcctgctgctgccatg GAGGCACCAAAACTTCCAAATGGCATGTATGAGGGTGCTGCTCTGACTAAGGCTTCAGGAAAACTGATGCTGCtcatgaagatgatgaggaagcTGAAGGAAGGAGGCCACAGAGTTCTGGTCTTCTCCCAGATGACTAAAATGCTGGACCTGCTGGAGGATTTCTTAGAGAATGAAGGTTACAAATATGAGAGAATTGATGGAGGGGTCACTGGCAACATGAGACAGGAGGCCATTGATCGTTTTAACG CTCCCGGTGCTCCTCAGTTTgctttcctcctctccaccagagCTGGTGGTTTGGGCATTAATCTCGCCTCTGCTGACACTGTCATCATTTACGACTCTGACTGGAACCCCCACAATGACATCCAG GCGTTTAGCAGAGCTCACCGAATTGGCCAGAACAGGAAAGTGATGATCTATCGCTTTGTCACCAAAGcctctgtggaggagaggataACACAG GTGgcgaagaagaagatgatgctCACCCACTTGGTGGTGCGGCCAGGTCTTGGCTCTAAGACGGGCTCCATGTCCAAGCAAGAACTCGATGATATCCTCAAGTTTGGAACGGAAGAGTTGTTTAAAGATGAACTCGGCGAAG GGGACAACAAAGAGGATGACAGCAGTGTGATCCACTACGATGACCGTGCGATTGACCGCCTGCTAGACAGGAACCAGGACGCCACTGAtgacactgagctccagagCATGAACGAATACCTCAGCTCCTTTAAAGTGGCCCAGTATGTGGtcaaagatgaagatgatgag gaggaggaggtggaaaggGAGGTGATCAAGCAGGAGGAAAGTGTTGATCCTGACTACTGGGAGAAACTGCTTCGACACCACtacgagcagcagcaggaggatctCGCACGAAATTTAGGCAAAGGCAAAAGAACGCGAAAGCCGGTCAACTACAATGACGGCTCCCAGGAGGACCGAGGTATAAGACAGG ACTGGCAGGAGGATCAGTCGGACAACCAGTCTGATTACTCTGTGGCCTCAGAAGAAGGTGACGAGGACTTCGATGAACGGACAGAAG CTAACGCCCGCAGACCGAATCGTAAAGGGCTGAGGAACGACAGGGACAAACCTTTGCCGCCGCTGCTGGCCCGGGTCGGCGGGAACATTGAG GTGTTGGGCTTCAATGCTCGGCAGAGGAAGGCTTTCCTGAATGCAGTGATGCGTTATGGGATGCCTCCTCAGGACGCTTTCACCAACCAGTGGCTGGTGCGGGACCTCAGAGGCAAATCTGAGAAAGAATTCAA GGCTTACGTGTCCCTGTTCATGCGTCACCTTTGTGAGCCGGGGGCTGATGGAGCCGAGACTTTTGCAGATGGCGTCCCACGAGAGGGTTTGTCAAGGCAACATGTGCTTACTCGCATTGGTGTGATGTCCCTCATAAGGAAGAAG GTGCAGGAGTTTGAGCATGTGAACGGTCAGTGGTCGATGCCCTGGAtggcagagctggaggagaacaaAAGGGCAGCGGCTCTGGCTGCTGGTGAAGACCCAAAGACTCCCTCTTCTGGGacccctgcagacacacagcccAACACTCCTATCCcag AGGATTTATCTAAATCAGAGGACAAGGAAGACAtaaagaaggagggagaagactCCAAAGGAGCCAAGAAGGTAGAGGATCCAGAG attatTGAAATCCCAGATGAATCTGAAAAATCCCCCGTggttgaaaagaaagaaggagagacgGACTCTGCTGcagggaaggaggagaaagagaaggagacagtAGATGGAGACgaagtgaaggagaaggaggctgaAGACACGAgcaaggagaaagaggagaaggaccAGACGTCTGACACGGGGGAGAAAGACACTCCTGCTGTGAAGGGTGAAGGTTCAGAGGGGAAGCAGGATTCAGAGGAGGACAAGTCCAAAG CTGAGGACGGCAAAGACGAAAAGATGGACACCACTTCCCcttcagaggagaagaaag agcaaaaagaggagaaggatgGCGTGAAAACAGATGAGACTGGTAAACTGCAGAATGGAGAGAGCACCAAAGAAGGAGGAACAGCTGCACCCGTGGTTAACGTTagcgaggagaagaagaaagccaCCAAGCAGAGGTTCATGTTCAACATTGCTGACGGAGGATTCACAG AGCTTCACTCTCTGTGGCAGAATGAAGAGCGAGCAGCCACCGTCACTAAAAAGACCTTTGAGATTTGGCACCGTCGCCATGACTACTGGTTGCTGGCTGGCATCATACA ACACGGCTACGCTCGATGGCAGGATGTGCAGAACGACGTGAGGTTCGCTATTCTCAACGAGCCGTTCAAAGGGGAGATGAGCCGAGGAAACTTCCTGGAAATCAAGAACAAGTTTCTGGCTCGCAGGTTCAAG CTATTGGAGCAGGCACTGGTGATCGAGGAGCAGCTGCGCAGGGCAGCCTACCTGAACATGACAGAAGACCCGGCGCATCCTTCAATGGCCCTCAACACTCGCTTCAGTGAGGTGGAGTGTCTCGCCGAGTCCCACCAGCACCTCAGCAAGGAGTCCATGTCTGGAAACAAACCTGCCAATGCAGTGCTGCATAAAG TTCTCAAACAGCTCGAGGAACTTTTGAGCGACATGAAGGCCGATGTCACGCGTCTCCCAGCGACCATCGCTAGGATACCCCCGGTAGCTGTGCGGCTGCAAATGTCAGAGAGGAACATCCTCAGCCGATTGGCCAGCCGAGGCCCTGATGTCACCGCCCAGAACCAGTCACAGACCTCACAGCAGATGCAGGTGCCGCGCTGA